One Polaribacter reichenbachii genomic window, CCCCATCATATGAAAAGCTAACCAAGAAGACATGGCACCAGAATCGTCGTTACCAGGTAAACCAAAGTTAGTGGCGTTAAAGTTGTTTCTAATAATTTCACCAATTCTATCGCTACTTAAATCCGGTCTTCCAATCCAGTGATACAACGTTGGTGTTAAAAACGAAGGCTCGTTGGCTACGTTGTATAAATCTTTATCAAAAAAGGTATTCAGCCTATTTTTAAATACCTCGTTTCCGCCAGATTTTTTAATAATCTTTGGAATGTCGTGAGGCAAACTAAACGAATATTCCCACGAGTCGCCTTCGTAAAAGAACACGCACCAATGGCAAACATACCAAGGTGATTCTTTTACATGCGTTGTATATTTAAAGGTTGGCTTTTGTATTTTTGACGTTCCAAAAACAATATCATCTAACCAATTACCATCTTCATCTTTAGGCATAATAAAGCCTTTAAAACCTTCATCTTCATAATTATCGCGCCACAGGTTTTCCCAATAACTCGATTGTTTCATGTAACGCTCGTAAATATCATTATACCCCAAGCCTTTTGCTACGGTCGCAATATTATAATCGTTGTAAGCATAATCTATGGTTCTGTTTCCTGCGCGCGGAATTCCGTAAGGAATATACCCCAAACTTAAATACTCATTTAAACCACCACGACCTTCGGCTTCTTCGTTTCCTCCTGGCGGTACTTCGGCATCTTTAAGCATTGCTTGTAAAGCCAACTCATAATCGATACCTTTTAATTTTTTAACAAAAGCATCAGCTAAAACAACCTCAGCATTAGAACCACCTTGTGTACGTCCGTTTGCATTTCCACTTCGGCCTTCTGGTAAATAGCCATCTCTTTTATAAATATTAAGCATAGCGTTTACAATTTCGACTTCGCGCTCTGGATCTATAAGCGTAATTAACGGACTTGAAGTTCTAAAGGTATCCCAAATACAATAAAAATCGTCGTAGTATGGCACTTCGTTCCAAAGTGGATTTTCGCCACTTCTATCTACTGGCATTAACATAGTATGATACAAACCGGTGTAGAACATTTTTTTATATTCTTCGGATGTATCTTCGGCGATAGTAATACGTTTGATAATTTTTTCCCATTTATTTTCTAAGCTTGATAACACCTTGTTAAAATCCCAATGTGGAATTTCGACTTTAATATTATTTTTAGCTTTAGAAGAACTTAAATATGAAATTCCAATTTTTACATTTAAAGTTTTATTTCCTTTATTTCCGAAGGAAAGCAAAGCCCCTGTTTTTTCGCTAGAATCGAATTGTAATGGTTCGTTAGCGACTAGTTTTCCGTTTTTCCAGGTTACATATTTAGCAATAGGCTGATCGAATTCTGCCCAGAAAAACACCGTGTAAGCTGGTCCATTATTCCAACCTCCTCTAATTCTGCTGTAGCCTCTAACTTCGGTATCTGAAATAATTTCAATTTCAGAACCCACAAATTGTTGAGATTCTCTACTATTGGGAATTTCTTTTTCTCCTAAGAAAAAGCCTGGGTCTATTTTAAATTCTTTACTCGCTGCTTTGGGATATGTAATACGATAGAAAGCAACTTTCTCGCCAGTGGTAATTTCTGTTTTAATATTATTTTCTTTAAAAACAGTTTCATAATAACCAAGTTTTACGTTTTCTTCTGCACGAAAAGAGGTTTGATCTATTTTATCTAAAGTGCCAGAAAAAGGCATCACTTGTATATTTCCATATTTTGGTCCGCCACCAGTTCCACTAACATGTACCTGACTAAAACCCGTGACTTCTTTTGGCATTGGCAACCAACCACTATTTGGCGATACCGTACAATCTGGACTTGGTTTTACCATGCCGTAAGGACAAGAAGGCCCAATAAAAACACGCCCTGTTCCTTCTGAACCTATCATAGGATCTATATATTTATGAAGTACTTCTTGAGCATTAATCATATTAAAAAGTACTCCCGTAAACACTATAAGTAATATCTTTTTTCTCATAATTAATTTATCTTTTTTCGGTAAGTAAACCAGCTGAATTATTACTAACTTCTTTATTCATCTTTAAAACTAATGTACCTCCATTAGTAATATCATTATGTTTTATGCTATAATTATTTAACTTCTTATTATCAAACTCAACATCATTTACATAGATATTCTCTGCGGAATTGTTTTCTGCTTGGATAACAAATTCTTTTCCCGTGGCATACTCTGGATGTAACTTTATGGTTATTTTTTTAAATGCAGGACTACCAATTTGATACTCAGGATTTTCTTCGGTTCCACCATTCATTTGAAAGATTCCCATTTTCATTAA contains:
- a CDS encoding GH92 family glycosyl hydrolase; protein product: MRKKILLIVFTGVLFNMINAQEVLHKYIDPMIGSEGTGRVFIGPSCPYGMVKPSPDCTVSPNSGWLPMPKEVTGFSQVHVSGTGGGPKYGNIQVMPFSGTLDKIDQTSFRAEENVKLGYYETVFKENNIKTEITTGEKVAFYRITYPKAASKEFKIDPGFFLGEKEIPNSRESQQFVGSEIEIISDTEVRGYSRIRGGWNNGPAYTVFFWAEFDQPIAKYVTWKNGKLVANEPLQFDSSEKTGALLSFGNKGNKTLNVKIGISYLSSSKAKNNIKVEIPHWDFNKVLSSLENKWEKIIKRITIAEDTSEEYKKMFYTGLYHTMLMPVDRSGENPLWNEVPYYDDFYCIWDTFRTSSPLITLIDPEREVEIVNAMLNIYKRDGYLPEGRSGNANGRTQGGSNAEVVLADAFVKKLKGIDYELALQAMLKDAEVPPGGNEEAEGRGGLNEYLSLGYIPYGIPRAGNRTIDYAYNDYNIATVAKGLGYNDIYERYMKQSSYWENLWRDNYEDEGFKGFIMPKDEDGNWLDDIVFGTSKIQKPTFKYTTHVKESPWYVCHWCVFFYEGDSWEYSFSLPHDIPKIIKKSGGNEVFKNRLNTFFDKDLYNVANEPSFLTPTLYHWIGRPDLSSDRIGEIIRNNFNATNFGLPGNDDSGAMSSWLAFHMMGLYPNAGQPYYLINTPMLEETKIEVQKGVYFKISTKNLSAKNRYIKQAYLNGKPYDKAWIMHEDIVKGGELIFTMSAKPSAWGTTILPPKKI